The sequence below is a genomic window from Nicotiana tomentosiformis chromosome 6, ASM39032v3, whole genome shotgun sequence.
cgccaccgaactaagccaaaactcacacttggagaacttggcataaagcttctcctccctcaacctatgtagtacaatcctcaaatgctgcacatgctcctcctagctacgtgggtacaccaaaatatcatcaatgaatactattaCAAATGAATCAAAATTTGGCTGAAATAcaatgttcatcagatgcatgaacgctactgggacgttggtcagcccaaaagacattacaagaaactcatagtgaccatagcgggtcttgaatgccgtcttcagaatatctgagtcccgaatcttcaactggtgatacccagacctcaaataaatcttagagaataccctcgctccctgaagctggtcaaataaatcatcaatgtgcgGTAAATGatattgttcttgattgtaactttggtcaactgcctataatcaatgcacatccgcatagtaccatccttcttcttcacaaacatggCTGGTGCACCCCaaagcgacacactaggcctaatgaaccccttatcaagaaactcctgaagctgttcttttaattccttcaactctgatGGTACCATacaatacggaggaatagaaatgggttgagtgcctgacaccaagtcaataccaaaatcaatatccctatcgggtgtcATGCCCTGCAGGTCTaaaggaaacacatccagaaagtctcgcactactggaacaaaatctatagtaggagtatcagcaacaacatcccttacaaaggccaaatatgacagacaccccttcctaaccatccgttgggccttcagataagaaatcaccctgctgggaacataatccagagaacctctccactcaatcgcGGCAAtcctggcatcgccaacgtcacggtcttagcgtggcaatcaagaatagcatgacatggagacaaccaatccatacccaaaatcatgtcaaaatcaaccatactaaataataagagatcaactctagtctccaatcctcaAATGGTCACCATACACGACAGATATACATGGTCCaaaacaatagtatcgcccaccagcgtagatacatgaacaggtgaaactaaggactcacggggcatatccaaataacgagtaaaataggatgatacataggaataagtagaacgagggccaaataatatggaagcattcCTGTGGCATACTGTAACAATACATGTTATTACTGCGTTTGAAGCAACGACCTCTGGCCTAGcaagaatagcatagaatcgagcctaactgccacttgatcggcctccccctctaggacgacctctagctacctgagccccaccccgagctggctaagcaggtggtgtagctgcttGTGCTGGTATCATCggccgagaactctgctgtggaacCACACTCAATagtctagggcaatctctcttgagaTGTCTCAagtccccgcactcaaaacaacccctcctctgacggagctgttgctcctgataacccgaggaaatACCTGTAGAAGCCTAGGAAGACGAAGCAGGGTAAGAACTCTACACTGGTaacgcactgaatgatgactgacccgaacgagcactgtaagaaccatggctaactgatgcaccacgatgaaccgaATGAGCCATCTGAGGGGGCCTATAAGGACAAACCCTGTTGCTGTGGGGACTGACCCCTAGAATAAACACCAATGAAACCACCCGAACAataaggcctcttggcctctctctcctcactCTCCTGATTGTGGACCAGCTCTAGCcgtcgagcaatatcaaccacctcatcgaacctagcacctgatgcatTCTCCTGAGTCATAAAAAAACGTAACTGATAGtttaggccatcaatgaacctcttaatcctctctctccgtgggaaccaaccagatcgtgtgacaagccaactctaaaaatctcatttCGTATTGGATCACAAACATACCCTCCTCGcgtagctgctcgaactgcctatgTAACTCCTCCCCGTGGGTCAGTGGCACAAAGTTCTCCAacaagagaacagagaactcgtgccatgaaagtggtgcaacACCGGCTGGCCTGCCCCGCTCATAGGTcttccaccatctgaaggctaccCCCatcaactgaaaagtagtaaatgagacctactagtctctagaatacccgtcgtgtgaagaatctgctggcacctatccaagaagtcctgagcatcctctgactctgcCCCCATTAAATAttggaggcttgagcctcccaaacctctctagtctcttctactcctcatcactcataatgggacccacctgggtctgagcaactgcaaccgactAGGTGGGAGTACCCCGGCTGTTTGAAGTCCCTACACCacctgctctagagtatgggcgGCAGGAGTATGAGCACCTCCCCCGACTTGAGAAGTGGCTAGTGCGGCCTGAACTGAAACCGCtcgagcaaggctagtgcaaacagtcaatattcTGGCCAAAGCCTCCTGATAGTCTGGAATCACAATtggcatagctggtgcctgagctggtcccaccggcttaACCACATCTAGAATCTACTCttgagttggagcaactggtgggtctaTAGGTGCTGCTCTAGTTGTTATAAGAGTTGTACCCCAGCCTCTACCGCGGTCGCGACCTCTCATGGCCCTagatggtggtactggtggtcgtcccaccgatccggtagcacgtgtcctcaccatttgtgagaagataaaataatagaagtttagttttcggaataaacaaattcgcacgacaagaatacaagaatgtgaagttttcctaatggtCTGgaagtctctcgaagataagtacagatgtctccgtactgatctgcaagactctactaaacctgctgatgactcgtgagacctatgtaacctagctctgataccaacttatcacgaccctaaTCTCACATGTCGTGCCGGAGCCTATCGTAAAACTAGGGAAGCCGACAATTACCATAAACAACGCATCTTTAAACTTGAAAATACATAGTAATATAAGTTCAGgacaaaaatctcataaatactggTAAGCAAATACCGCAACTCAATACAATATCCCCCAAAATccgagtgtcactgagtacatgagcatctatacaatgaCATGGTTTGAATGCGGAAAACACTATCTCGGAAGATAGAGCAGTATAAATGAAACTAAAGAAAAAGGAATAGAGTCAAGATCTgcgaacgccaagcagctacctcgatagtctccaaactGGGTAAGCTCAAACACTAGCAACCTCCacgtccggaagtacctggacctgcacacaaagggcagagtatagtatgagtacaactaattcAATAAGTATCATAAATAAACACATCAAGGCAAGAGAAGCataaattattaatgatactagctATCACCTATGTAGTTCCATCTTTTAAACCGGCACAGAAGAATATTGAATACTAACTCATCAAATTTCATGAGAAAACATCTGTGTGTGCATATGTACTCTACTCTGACAGTATCATGGCATGTATAGGTGATAAGCAtttaaatcagataaatgatcaaggaaatgcaaaatccaacacaACACTGGCCAGATTCTCTCAAATTTCTATATTTGttccaaaccactgatcagtatTCTTAATAAccacgtgtacaccatcaagagagaaacatgagagggtgaccctagggggatggatctgtatccacacactgcacgaacaactcatgtgctaataatagAACCTGCAcggcaactcacgtgctgcacgaacaactcacgtgccaataatgtCAATAtatggattcgcacggacaactcacgtgttgcacggacaactcacgtgctgcacaaaatactcacgtgccaataacataatccgcccggcatggtcacagaccTACAGtaacatatcatacatgagcaattaaacaagtatacatgtatgtgatgaatgaaataagattctcattcTCCTGGACagttataaatgacatgctaaagtgtaggcatgtacaAAGTATGCTATCAATTTTATCACtgaaaagcatttatcaagttcattcagggattaaacctctatgtagcctcaaacatggctcaaatagttcacacaaAACAAATGTTACAAATCTGAGGAACATCATAGCTTAAATCTTAACAGTCAAATTCTCGGCTCATAAGAGCCCGAGATAAACCCGAGCATGAATAAATGGCACCGGTGCCCGCACATGGGTTCATCCCCATGCATGTGCGCACCCAATAGCACATAGCTATCATAACAATTCAGGAAACTAGTCCCCCAACCaagtttaaataagatacttacctcaataaaATCAAATCACTCTGCTAGAAAGCCCTTCCCATACGTATCGACCACCGAAaagctcgaatctagcaaaaataacgtaatactatcaataaaatctataggaattgattccaattAATAAAACTATAATCTTTAACTAAGGTCAAAAGTCAACTCAACAAGTCaatcccgggcccacgtctcgaaatcaaatAAATAttgcaaaatccgaacacccattcaactacgagtccaaccataccaaaattactcaaatctgacaccaaaacgccactcaaatccccaattcttactctccaatccgtatcccaaaactcccaaaattccaccttaaaaatacataaactaggtggaaaattcaatgggtAACCAATATAATTAGATAAAAATGACCaaaagtggcttacctcaagaaatctcgaGAAACCCCTCTCATAAAGCGCCTCCAACggagcttgcaaagtccaaaaatgataaaaatcacaGAACCCTTCAATTTATATTATGCCCAGTGCGTTCGCACATGCGGTCCAAAATTTTGCATCTGCAGTAAAAACTCCACACCTGTGGATCACACTAATTTCCcaagctccgcatctgcgcccccaAGTTTGCTTCTGCGAcctcctttccgcttctgcggaacaccTGGCCATCCTAACTACTCCCcacaatccgcttctgcgatctccctTCTGCAGGtgcaattccgcttctgcggataacCTCTTCGAACCTGCGACCATTGTCCAACTCATCTCagaccgcacctgcgacaactTCTTCATTTTTGTGgtcacgcacctgcgaccaatcctccgcaggtgcgatggcaccaGACATCAGCAGCCCAAAAATTCTCCTAAGTCAAAATCCAATCTGATATCCATCTGAATCATCCccaaggcccctgggacctcaaccaaatataccaacaagccctaAAGCACGATATGAACTtggtcgaggccttaaatcacatcaaacaatatcaaaaatatgaattgcaccccaattcaaacctaatgaaaactaatgaattccatcttctacaattgatgctgaaacctatcaaatcaactccaattaaCCTCAGAtcttgtacataagtcataaaagacacaacagacctattccaacttttgaaaccaaaatccgagcccggtaaccacaaagtcagctctcggtcaaacttctcaactctccaaatttccattttttatactttcgtcaattcaagccaaaatcatctacggacctccagaTCACTATccagacactctcctaagtccaaaatcatcctatGAAGCTatcggaaccgtcaaaactccattctgaagtcttttacacataagttaacatccgttcaactctttcaacttaggtttccaaccttgggactaagtgttccaattcatttcaaaatatCTTCGAAATTAAActaactaccccgacaagtcacataacatgaATTGAGtatagaatgagcagtaaatgggggaacgggactataacactcaaaataactggtcGAGTCGGTACAATCACTTACTTAGACTCTTTATTCCCTTATTCTAACTAACTTACATGCTCACTTAGAATAATTATCTACAATCTGATAAATCCCGCATAGTTTTAAAATTTGGGGGGAAACCATAGTTGTAGACCTCGAATAGTTTCTAaccccttctctttgaggtaatttaagcccttgcccgatctttggtgatgttgACTAGTTGAAATAGACTTATATGCAAATAGGGGCCCAAACACACCTCAAAATCATTAGGTAGAAACTCTTCTCTTGTAATACCCTTTAAAAGTGTTGTCACATGTCAAAACCCTATTTCATGAGAAAACGAgtcgcgacagcatggcgactctgttggggataCTTAGGCTTTTACCATGACGGATTTTGGTCGTGTGGGATTGTTAAACTGAATTGCATTGTTTGATTTTTCTGTGTACCCTCCCTTTCCTCATCCCTTTACTTTCTCAAAATTGCTACAGCGTGAACCTCCCTTTCCGCGGTGctcctgtgcaatttttacatagtgattgtcctatttcggctaggagaaggtggtttcgtctgggcccgaccctacttggtataaatacttggaaaaatgttatttccaggacttttgacatactttggacctaaggaggctaaggaggggttagaagaacacaagcacaaggatttcatcatttcttcctcactcaagacccaagtttggattgaatttatattttcctatactttaattttatttgtgattaaTTCCTCCATATCTATAGTGTATTccatttagggtttgatggatttggtgtattgatgattgtttgtggattataactctagttttatgtattgaattgtttttGGAGGAATTAaatattgcatctatattcacttgttcatgtaatcgagagatgcATAACTTGAGATATCGTTGCATTATATTTTCGTTGAGTTATTAGATTCTTATATgcaatcgaaagaggctagttgaattattgattaatcCTAGATAGAacaataatcgaaagaggtttttctaaagaccaatccactatgcattctggcatatcttcacgtgcttaaattggttcatcttgtgagttTAAGACTTAatagagagaggagtttttgctaaatgcttgaaataataattgagagaattcgagagactcacttgaacattaaaagtgaattatctagagttagatcccaaataattatcttgcacctatcctatgaaaaccctatcttctccaaTTGATACCCTTTTTTTCTTGTTCCTtgtttcaattgtcattagtcaataactttagattcttagttatttTTAGTTAGACATCATATAAATCTAAATtcttgatcatcttggataaaaatcaagctagaaactacaagaatactatttaaatccaatccatgtggatacgatattatactatactatatttgattagtgagcataatttaggtgtgtgtttcgagctcgtcaaattttggcgtcgttgccggggattagcaatcaatagtgtttgaaatagtttgttgtgttaattcaagaatttttttttctcttttgacGTTTGGTGTTCATTGACTGTGCGCAGGCTACAggtttagattggtgcatgactcgagcttctgcgaaagaagtgctaccatacgaggtagagatagaaaaataactacgacagctgaggaaggaaagaaatctcaccgagactTCAAAAAAGGttaggcaatcctcaaccaaagaaactaaggctggaaacggtgatgataatgtagatttggctaaAGGTGAGGCAGCCCAAAAACGATAAAAAGCTATACGGGATGCTGAGAAAGCatctattagagatgcacagattatctatgaagaagaaAGGGGTCGGAGAGTTTCTCAAAATCAATCCTTGGCTGCAGACCAGTTCagaaatatagctcccatgcctgggagaccactgggcgattatgctagaccggtctacaatcaagggtTATCAAGTGTTATACCACCTCCAATTACAGCTAAcaaatttcgagttgaagcaagggttgcttcaagaCCTTAAAAATTGTTGTGTCTTTagagggaagatgaacgaagacCCAAATACACATCTGATAGACTTCGatgagattatgaacacctttttATACAGTGGTGTGTCATgagatgcagtgtacttaagggcattccccttcacactcaaagatgatgcaaaataGTGGCTTCGAAACTTACCAacgggatcgattagaacatgggaggagatgactagAAAATTCCTTGATCAATATTTCTCTTCAGCTAAGAcgagcaagtttagaagagaaatccataacttctaccagaaagagactgaaactgtttttgaagcatgagagaggtttaaggagattgttcgaaagtgtcaacatagtggaattgaactctagatgcaactccatgacttttgggatggattgacaccggcctcacgtaaaacattgagcaatgcagctggaggccctttgatgaagaaTACTCCATGgaagatagttacaattcttgatgagttgtctGAAAATGAAAACCAGTGGCCCTctaagagtgctgaaagaagaagatcaactggtgttcaccaagttgatgttAATACATCTGTGTAGGTACAACTTAATACTATGGCTAAGGAAATATGAAAgttgaccttagcctcgatacaaaatAAGCCTCACATAGTTTGtaatatatgtggaagaggacaccctactcgtgagtgtcaagcctcaactgaggaagtgaatgatgtgggaaactacaattttagtgcaatgggtcagaagcaccccgattTTTCATAGAGTTCACCTGGAGGTACAGCGAATgcttggcaacaaaataactctagacctcagggacaaggagctcaatcataccaaaattagcagaggcagcaatttcagcctcaacagcccattcaGCATGTTCTAgaggatctaatgaaggccttTATTATCAACACATATGAGAGGTTGGATGCccatggagcagctatcaaagagTTGGGAACATCTTTTCGAAacctggagagacaagtgggataGATTGtaacaatattatctgagagggctCCAGGAACTCTCCCTGTGGctactgagagaaatcccaaagaaacagtgaatgatgtaatcttgagaagtgggcaagtgttgaaagatcccgccctgatccaaaatgatgtgaaacttgaaaaagaaagtggggagcaactGAAGAATGATGTTGATATAAAGAATAAAGGCTTGATGAAatcgaagaaaaagaaaaaggaagaaaaatcgagaagggaggaacctgaGGAGAGCCATCATATGCCTACTTTACCTATCtcccaaaagctatatagagaaaagctggacaagcaatttgagagatttctggatatgctgaaacaggttcatgtgaacataccattcacagaagttctctcacaaatgccttcttatgctaaatttttgaaggaaatcctgacaaagaagaggaagatagaagagacatcagtggtcaagctcacagagcattgcagtgcaatattgcaaaataaactcccacaaaaataTGGAGATCCAGgtagttttactataccttgatcTGTAGGAACTATTCATTTTGATAAATCATTATGTGATTTTGGTTCCTCaataatttaatgcctctatgtATTTACAGGAaattggagaaggagattggagagttAAGGTCTGCACTAATATTGTtgtagctggcagaccaaacaacattaatacccgaggggatagtgaaagatgtgttagttcgggtggataagtttgtatttcctgtggattttatagtggtgaaaatggaggaaaacaaggaggtaccactcatcctaggaagaccattcttagcaacgggtagagcaatattggatatacatgagagaaaactcatgcttagagtgggtgaggagactgtaacTTTCAAGATGGATGTAGAAAAGGGGGCACAAAAGGACAAACCAGCTgtgagtgttgagtggaaagtaaaGGGCTCAAAAGAAAAGGATGTggtgagtgagaaagataagtatGGGGTCTACCCCAAGAAGgatgag
It includes:
- the LOC138894047 gene encoding uncharacterized protein — translated: MKNTPWKIVTILDELSENENQWPSKSAERRRSTGVHQVDVNTSVAPGTLPVATERNPKETVNDVILRSGQVLKDPALIQNDVKLEKESGEQLKNDVDIKNKGLMKSKKKKKEEKSRREEPEESHHMPTLPISQKLYREKLDKQFERFLDMLKQEIGEGDWRVKVCTNIVVAGRPNNINTRGDSERCVSSGG